In Juglans microcarpa x Juglans regia isolate MS1-56 chromosome 1S, Jm3101_v1.0, whole genome shotgun sequence, the genomic stretch tattattcacaaactatctcactattattcacaaatgtttcatctcatctgtataactaaacgatgtaaaaaaaaaactgttttctAATATAACTCTCCTACTACATTAGTTAATACTTCAAagaggttttgttttacctgaaataaaaggaaaaaaaatggattcaTGAATCACTTCCGAATGGTATACAAAAGATTCCTTTAGATAACGAAGATCGGGCTTACAGTTATAAATTAGAGATGGAGAGAAATCTAGATCTAATTTATAACTCCAATTTTATCGTCTTCTTCATTACtatgaaagaaagaatataCCAATTGAATTCAGTCTACATAATCATGGATTGGCGCCCTCTAACTTTTGGTGCGTTCTATAACTCTTGAAGTACAACAGATTAGatagtaaaatgataaaaatacaaGTATTTTTAGCCATTCTACAACTATGTTTTACATCTATTTTGGTGAAGGATACTTTTGTAAAACACTAGTCAACCGATTAGATATATTAGGTAAATTACAACTCTTTCCGGAGTATCACAATGATTGAAACGAAAACATGAGGAGCCTAGGAACACCATGGCTGCCCATAAACATGCTCAGAAATTGAGCAGTACAGCAGTGACATGTATTCTGGTTGGGAATGGGGGACTGGTGCTGCAACTAATAACTAAGAACAGCCCCTGCAAGGTGAAGTCTAGAGAAACTGGAGCTTTAATTCTGTCACCGTTCAGATGACAGTTACATTTTCTCTCATCCTGGCTTTCGTGATTCTCAGTACCTCCAACCACAGGAGATTTGTCTGATCAAAACAGCCTCATGGAGAGAAGACCAGCATCATGTTTCATTTGTGAATAGATCTAGATTGCTCATAGTAGTGATGGGCCATTACTATAAGGGACGCCCCAAATGCTGTACAAGTTAAAAGAGTGAAAGAACTGCCTGCTCATCGTAGTGACGGGTCATTATTGCAGTCAAATGAACTGGTTATTTCGGAGCTTGTGAGAACAACAAAGAATGGTGGTTGTCATATTCTCCTGTTGTCACTCGGTATCACAGCAGCTAAACTAATCCAGAACCGGAGACATTGAGCCTCTTTTCCCTAGAGTCAAACCTGCAGCTTTGTCATCAAGTCACCATTACTATGACACACCCCATTTGCCCTTTCCTCAACTTTTAAATCCACCACGCTTGTACCAATATTCTCATTAGCTCTCACTTGAGCTCGAGCACGTTGAGAAGGTCTTAACATTGGGTTTTCATGCAGTGAGGCATCTCTGCTCTTTCGCTTCTGCTTTGGGTCTAGAAAGCCAAAAGCAAGAGCTTCCAGTGCTTTAATAGTTGGTGGCCGGCTCCTCATGCTTTGTCTCCGGTATTTTATGTTGGGCTGCTGCTCAGAATTAGCCGCACAATTGGACAGTTTCACTACACTGGGATCATCCAGTTCCTTGCTCGTTTTATCatgttctttttttgtttttgtcattaAAAGATAATCAGCTTCAGCATCTGGAGGAATAGGTAAGTTCAAGTCAATCAGCGTCCCGGATTGAGGTACTTCATGAGGATGTTCAGCAGCATTACAGGTACCACCTAGAATTCCTTCACAACCGATGGTTAGGCTACCTTTAGAAAAGCTGGTAGATGTTTTCTTCTCCTGGCATATCTCTATTTGAGAAAGAGGATTCCCACAAAAATCAGGATTTTGTGCAGAGCTACAGGGTATCTCTTGTTTTAAGGTAGGATCTTGCAAGATGTTGAGTTGTCTGCTCTCTGTCTCTGTTTGACtgcatgcatttaatttttggtGCTGTTTTGTAACAGAAGGTAAACAGTTCTTGTTCTCCGCTCCCATTCTCTTGTTCAACCGGCGCTTTATGGCTTTCTGGGGCTGTGTGTTGCTATGAACACTGGTCTTCAGGTCATTGGGGATATTCACTGGTACATTAGTATAACTAAAGCCAATGACTCGAAATACCTCGTTGGAAACATTATTTTCTAATTCTTCCAAACTGTTAGAAGCAATTTCCTGATCAAAACTGTTATTAGTAGCCCTGGGCTCATCCATATCAAAGCCAGAGTTATCTGCAGATTGAGATTTATCCATTGTCTCCTCGGAATGATCCACATCATCTTCTTCAGAATCACTTCCAAAGGTGGAAGTATTCAAtactccagatggcaaacttCTCAGCTCTCTCACCTTGATTGTTTTCCCATTGGTCAAACTTGTATCCACAACAGTAAACTTCAATAAATCTGTGTTGTGATTAGGAGTACGAGGCTTAAGATAATAGTGGCGTTGCTGATCAGGGAAATCTTCTTGGTCCACTCTTGTTTCATCGGTCCACCCATTTTCTTCTTTGCCTCTATCTTCAATTTCAAGCTCAAGAAGCACTGGGTCTGAAGCGACTTTACTCAGTACATCACTAACAGAATCAAAGTAGTGGTTACCCTTCACTAGTTTCCACTTTGAAAACTTTGTAATTCCAGGAATAAGAAACACCAGAGAATGCTTGGAGCCAGCAGCGCACTCGTTACTATTAGGCTGTTCAGAATGCCATCCTCTTGCAAGTAAACGGGGCCAAACAGCTTCCCAGAAGAGGTCACTTGATCGGGCTTTGCTTAGTCGGAAGTCTCCTGTTATATAGTTAACAATTTCCAAGGGTGTAAGTGTGGAGCATGCCTTGCCAATTGGTATCTCTGGGCGGACAGGAGCAACTTGAGTGGACTTCAGAGGCTCCATAATGCCTGTGAGATCTTGCTTCTCTTTACCAATTCCAACTGCCTCTACAAGCACACTCAACCCGACTAAGGCTTTTAAAGTGAAAACATATTCTTCCAGTAACATTTTTCCATCCTCAAATGCCTTTGAGACCTGCCAATTGgttaaagtttaattatttcatttttttttttttggtcgggGAAGGGGGATGTCGTTGAagtttatattaaaaatgacaaaatgtTACCAAGTTACCAAGATGGATGGATGGAGAAGaggaaaaatgattttagaGCAAATGAAAGGAATAATGTTTACTGAATCTAAAATGCCCTCTACAATGAAAGTACATTAACCAAAAATTCTCAAGAGAGGATTTTTTAGCAACTTGAAGTTTGAGCAGAGTTAACACTAGAAATTTTTGAAGTATAAATCAGGTAATGATTGAAAACCCAGCTAGTAAAACATGTTGATCTGCAAAGAAACTAGGTAATTTTTACTGGAGAGACTGAATAAAATTGAACACGATTTGAGTAAAAAGCATAATGTTTATATACAGGAGAAACAAAAAGCACTGCACAGAACTTCAAACAAAAAAGTGCAAGTTTACAGATTCAGTAAATTCTCATCGCATCTAGCATAAAACAAGCAGGAAACCATACCTCTAGTGAACCAACAACATGAAAGTGTGAATTCTTAGAAATACCTCCATTAAAGTATTCTGGCATTCCTCTGAGACATGGGGAAGCAAACGGGAGAAGAATTCCTGTTGCCTCAATCCTGTAAAAATTCTTTGTCCGTATATGCATTTTCTGCTTCTCATTTTCCGGCATTCTGACCATCTATGGTACCTATCAGACCTATAAAATCTTCCATAATAGAATGACAGTATATCCCCCATCtctttattcccaacaaattTCTTCACCTGGACAAAATTCTTACCAAAAATATACAAACCAAGGATAAAACTACGCTCTTCTATATCATTCCAGGAATCTCCCAAGGAACCAGGAACCAGACAGTAGCCTTTGCCACTATCCAAatcatgcattttaattttcatcccTTGTTCCATATCCACTTTTGCTAATTCTCCTAAGTTCGCCCCATTGTTCAGTGTATAATTTCTAGGCTCAGCTTTAGGCTCTAAATTTCCACCTTCCAAAAAGATGTGGGTCTCTTCGATGCATTCAGATCTTAGAGACTCATCTTTGTTGGATACTCCAGGTGAACCACCAACAGCTTCCTGTGGTTCACTATGAATTTTCTCAACTTTATCAGTGATCCACATTATTGGTACAGTCAATCCCACTAAAAAATCATGAACACTACCAACTGTGTTTTCTGCAACAGCTGGGTTATTTGTTAGCCAGAGAGAGTCAGACCTGAACTGTGGTGGAATTTCAACCTGGTATTCCTCATCCACTCGAGGAAGTATCTGCGGTTCTCCAAAGACATCATATACATCAGAACTTCCGTGAGAAAGGGGTTGCTCATCAAATGCATAATCTTCAGCGCAATCCCCATGGTCATTGATTTTAACAACTGAATCCATGAATTGAAAAGAATCCATCTGCCAAAGGAATTAAATAAACCAATATGGTTATTCATTCAGAGACTTAAGAGGAAAGAGGCAGGAATGTACAAGTATAATTTAGGAAGGGGACTTGAAAATTAGATAGCCCTTCATAAGAAGGGCTGTACACACATCTGCAGGTGTCACATTTTTTGCTGGTAATGTTTTATACTAATTGTAGCATAACAAGAAGGATGAAGCAGACAATTATGTATGATACTTGCATAGACTTCTATCCACCAATTTGATGGAAATGTCAGCGCCTTTAAACCAGTCCCCAATCTCCATAGGAAATTTCTTTTCTCTAAGCAAACCCCATAGGATATTGAATGCATTGCATAGCTTATCTGGTACATTTACGCTTAAGCTTGTTGTTAAACATTTActcttagggctcgtttggttCCTTGATTGCACTTAGCTCAGCTGAGTTCGGTTCAGATTTAGACATCTTCTAATATCCAAATACCTAAcactcaaatcactaaactcatctcaactcaaaacctctttacacgtgggatccacaacctttttcaacttctcataaactcatctaaactcatcttaacatctaaatacatctaaactcatcttaggcgAGCCCCATAGAACTCACTttaccatctcaattcactattatatatagagaactcagctcagctcaacatccaaacgcagccttaaagTTCCTAATGTTAGGACATAAatgaaatgattaaatttacctcttctcataaaattaagtttttaatataagtGGTGAAtggtgatttcatatgatatcatAGATGAGGTCCTAAGTTTGAACTTGGACTCCACACTTCactctcatttaattaaatatttcacatgttgGAAGAGCCTGACCCACATATAACAGACAGTGTTGGaatatgaattaaataattaaattaatcaaCCTCTTTCTCATTAGCTTAAGTTTTAGGATAAGTGGCGATTTAACAACCAAGACATGATTAACAGTTCTCTACGCTGTATGAAACAAAAATCtagtaagaaaaaagaaagaaaacatgatTATTCACAGTTTTTAGCTATTAAGATTGTTATCATAACCTTTTACAACCacctatattattatttgtttctcAAAAAGCTCAAGCAAGAAAACAATGCGAAATATTTAAACTGATACAAATAAAATTCGAAATAAAACAATACGTTTTCAGAAAAGCAACCGCCAAGTACCAGTTCCAATGAGTCACCATAACAGATAGAAGATTGAAATTTCCCatcaaaaagaaacaaaagatcaCCATATACCAACTTCCAGAGGAACAAACATCCCAAATTTACCAACGACACATTGTGAACAAGTTCAAATAACCATGACATGAAGTAACATGGACAAGGAACACATGCATGTGTTGTTGCAAATCCAGAACAAGGTAATCAACCCCGGATCCACATTGaaaagcaaaatgaaaaaaataaaataaaagtgggATTGTCGTATCCGAAAACAAAACTTTCGGATAAATATATAAGCACATTTATCGCAATCGTTAAACCCAGCATAATCCTAGCAAACCAACAACACTGAAAGCTTTACAACCAACAAGAACAGACAAGAGAAAGAACAAGGAAGCACCGAGACAACAAGAACCAGTACCGTTCTCAAATAGAATCCAATATGATATGATCCAAAATAATTCGACTTATTCACATAACAAGCAACCGTTAAAACTTAGAGCCAAGTACGAATACAGTAAATCGTACAACAAGCAAACCACAAATAcaaaacataaagaaattttaCTCCACTCAAATGGATAAAGAGCAAGACGCTGAAACCCACGTGAACGTACAGCTTGAGAAAAATGGGTCTTCATGGTTATGCTCTGATTGGCAACCCATGGATTAGAAAATAAACGAAACGTGAACACACGCacggcttttttttttttttcttcctttctttttctttcagagagagtaaaaaaaaacgTGATACACatactatatatacacacatacagaCATACATACacagagaaagagggagagagagagacgagggGTAGCACCAGGGGCTAAGAGAGGTTAGCTTTCATGGCCACCACGACTGAATCCGAAGAGGACAAGAGCCAACGCCGACGCGAGAGCCAAAAGAACGACAAAGCCAAGTctctgatgagagagaactcGGATAGATATATTAAagcatttttcagaaaaaaaaaaaaaaaaaaaaagaaaaaaaaaaagaaaaaagaaaaagaaagattataTACTAAAGACAGATGGGGGCGAAAGTGGTGTTAAACCACGCGCGAAACTGGAGGGTGGAACTGTTTGATTCTGCTGCGAATgtcataaaagagaaaataattgataaataatattttttataatatatacaattatattttaaataagagatagttttataaaatattttataaaaataatattattttataaaaatatttttattttataatattattatataatatgttatgtattgtattgtgtatatattattactcgTCATAAAAGACTcttcaatagatttagaaagtgagatgaaaatttttaatttcaaataaaaatttaaaatattattattgttttaaaatttaaaaaaattaaattatatattatattttatataaaaatttaaaaaatttataataataaaataagataaaaatttgacGTCTCGTCCATGCCCAAACATATATCTAGTCGCATTGCGCCACGCCGTCGTTTGCTACGTGCAAGATATACGTTATTGCAGAGGACTGTTTCTCACGCGCCTGTTGACCAAACTACCGCTTCGGACTCGTGCCAGTCTTAATTAgcgataataataataattataaaaaagtaataataaataaacaaataaatacaagTTATTAAAATAGCATTGGATGATAGAATGGAAAACTTTTCTTTGGATATATCGAATGCTCCTCTTCCATCCACGTGATACATAAGTTTGGCCCTTTGGGTTGGAACGGTCGAACCGACTCgagaaaaacattattttaataatattttataattctatttaatcttatgattttatttccttaaatttattattaatataattatatttatttttttaaaatatttaaaaagatatataaattcgttattaattactttcttaattattaaaaaaaataataaaataaatagtcaaAATGAAGGATCAGAATAATGGACGATTTAGCATTTCTCAACTACATTTATAGTTAAGACGattcttcaaaaataaattgattttttattacatGATTTTCAGATACaactaaaaatgagtttttataatcatttttgcatattttttatacattatactaatatgattagttaaaataattattttatataataaaaaggaTGCagttaatcacattaataaaatatataaaaaaatatgtaaaaactACTtcacataaaacattttattaaaaaaaagctaACGTGCGTAGGCCGTAGAGCATAAGGAAGCTTAACAATCTATTTCCACCTAATTGTTAATTCCTTAATGAACAAGCGATTTGGATAGGCCGCATTCAGTAAAATCATTAGATGCACTACCGCCCGGAATATCCCTCTTTAAATCTATTCTTTCTTGGGTGATGCTAGATATTTTAGAGTatgtaatttttacattttgaaaaaaaaaaaaaaaaaaaaaaggagagatctattattaaaaataaatttttttcatataagtctcaaatttattcaattttttaaatggaataCGTAAAACTTGCATActctaagattgtaaatatcatttatctttttttagagtttttctatacaaaaattttatatacagtcacttttatgtattttttgaacactttactgatgtgattgactgcatcactttttttaatattaaataattattttgaccaatcacatcaatagaatACACCTATCGATGTCATGTCTTGGAGTATTTAAAAGTGATTATCTtgctcattaaaaataaaaacaaaaagcacaAACACATTGTTGGAATCTTGAGTACTAATCAATATATTGTTAAGTATATAGTCACTATTTTTTTACCTGGCCATCTATGATCTACTGTACTTCACATgtctacatttaaaaaaaaaaaaaaaaaaagtgtacttCACATGTCAATATatctttgttatattttatcatattttaaaattgataaatgcACATGAACGTACATCTTGATACAAGATATCATAACCTCGAATCTGAATTGTAAATTAATCCCAAAAAATTATGACCTGGCATGACATCTTTTGTCAAGGGCAGGGTAGGAAATGCAACTATAGGCCTAGCAAGCAACTAGCTGGATGTCACGGGGAGAAACCCAAAATTCAGGTCGAAGGCATGCAACAAATGCTGCAAAGAATTCGTTATACACTTTCGCCTAATTAATACgcgatttattatttttattaaataataaaaatatataatgtaagacttttatgtaaaaaaaatttagatatatgCTTGGTGTCAATTAAGCTGACAagtaagactaatatttttcattttatttcatctcatcactataatttttttaaattctcatataaaatataatatacaattcaagtttttcaaattccaattcaaaattttcaaatcctaaaataataataatatttaaaaataatattttaaactttcatttaaaactaaaaattatcatctcattatccaaatctaCCATTAAAAAGTATCTCGTACGATGGTCTATACTAATTTGATCTTCTATCTCCTTACTCTCTTTAATTTCTATACtagtaataaaaaatctcacaaacAGTACTTGGGTGAAAATAGAGataaagagaatatatatatatatatattatattcgcATTTGTAAAATTAAGACACTACTAATTTTAAACAATAACTAGCATCTTAATTagatatcttatttttatttaataattataattagatatCTTAGTAGTtcgattttatataatttttattttataagcaCAAATTAATGGTTTATTATCTAactttcatttaataataacaCAAATTAATGGGAATTGGAAAATGGATCTTAGAACACTAATTATTGTGACcctttaattataatatagtgGGATAATTGATGATGTGACTTTAAATATGTAGGTAaagtttgatattttgaaaattatatataaatataatatttatttatttttgaacgaaaagttaattttattgatcattcCTTTAAAGCAAGAAAGAAATACATGAAGGAAATTCCTCCATATCAATAATCACATCTGAAACACTAAACGAATTCTTAGCAAAAACATGGGCCACTACATTTGGATCTCTATTAACATGGTATACTTTCCATTGGTGATAGCACTTTAGTTTCTCCTTGGCTTCATTCACAAACATCCCAGCACTGGTCCAAGAATCCTCAGTAGTAGTCAAAGCCTTTACAACTTGAAGAGATTCATCCTCTAGCACCACATCTCTTAATCCCAACTCAAAAAATTGTTGCTTGAAGAACCCCAAAAGATTCAGGTAGGGTTtggaaaaagaataatgatagggttactaccctactactatccatttactactctttttgtatttgatttttttttaattttttaattttttaattttacttaatgattaaggaagtgtgtattagtaaagttatatatttttttaattttttcttagtgattaaggatgttaaaaaatatttaaaagaaaatgataaaaaaataaaaaaacttaaaatgtcTTTTggtagtagatgggtagtaataggataataaccctatcactacccctGGAAAAAACTGCTTGTTCATCCTCAAAGTAGCAATCACCTTGCCTTCCTAGTCTTGAGCAATGATGCCTATACCAATCTTGCATTGAGCCTTATTCATTGCAGTATCccaatttcttttataaacaTTCGTAGAGGGAGGATCCCAGCTATTCACTATGCTACTAATTGAGACATTGCCTCTAGGAAGCTTGTCTTTTAACTCGTTTCAGCTCTGCAACAAGTCCTGAGATGACTTCACTACAAAATTGGGATGAGAAACTTctgcattaaaaataaacacattccTCTTCTGCCAGATTTTCCTTGCCATAACTGACATTTCCTTGATCTCTTCACACCcaaatgttgaaaatatttcctCCATTATCTCTACAAACCTGCCAATAGGGAAGTGACTCTTCTGAATTGTCTTTGAGCATTGTCCCTAAATATCTCTTATTGCTACACAATTCCATATTACATGAGCCACCTAGTTCCTCCATACAGATAGGACATTTGGATTGCTCCACCACTTTCTTCTTGAATAGGTTAGCCTGAGTAGGAAGAGCTTCAAGACAAGCTCTCCACAGAAGTACTTTATCTGCTAGTGGGACTTGCGACTTCCAAATCTGTTGCCATACTTTTTGGTTTCTATAACTGAAGGAAGGCTGACCCTTAGAAGCCATCTGTAAATCCTTTTGTAGGTGGTAAGCAATCTTGACTGTAAATTGACCATTTGATGAGTCTTTCCAAATAAGCTTATCAGAACTGTGAGAAAGACTTAAGGGATTTGCACTATCAAGTCAGCTTCcttgttcaaaaaaatatcttcaatcAAGCCAGTTTTCCAAGTTCTAGTGTCAAAATCAATAAGCTCTTCCACCTTGGCACTACTCTCAAGTATCTGAATAGGGCTTCGGAATTTAGAGGTTGTTGACTTGGGAATCCATTTATCCTGCCAAATGCTTACTTGGTCTCCTGTTCCTATCCTCCATATAGTACCTTCTTATATTAAAGGACTAGCTGCAACAATACTTCTCCAAATAAATAAAGGTTTACTTCCCAATTTCGCTTGAAAGAAAAAGACCTCCTTAAAGTGCTTGGCTTTGAAGACTTGAGCTACTAAAGAGGAAGGGTTGTGAATTAATCTCCAACCTTGTTTAGCAAGCATAGTAATGTTGAAGCTCTTCAAGTCTCTAAACCCCATACCTCTTGCTGATTTGGCTTTCCCATTGTTTTCCATGCAACCCAATGtatcttattttcattatcTTGTTGTCCCCACCAAAAGTTTTGCATAACTCTGTTGATACTTCTAAGAAGACTACTTTGGAGATTGAATACACTCATGCTGTAAGTAGGGAGAGCTTGCACAACAGCCTTGAGATATATTTCCTTTCCAACTTGTGATAGAGTTTTTACTTTGATACTGCTAAGCCTTAGCCTGACTCTGTCTAGTATATTGCTAAAAGATTTTGCTCGAGATCTTCCAACCAAAGCAAGCAAACCAAGGTATGTTTCATAAGGCAATGTTGATTTGATTCTAGCTATGCTCCATATATTGTCTTGCACTTCTTGAGGATAATTCTTACTTAACTGAATTGAAGTCTTCTTCATATTCAATCTCTGCCCATAAGCCTTTTCATAGATGGTAAAGATACTTATCAATCTACTCCATTCAATCGAATTAGTTTTGCAAAACAACAAGTTGTCATCAGCAAAGAAGAGCTGACTAATAAGAATCTTGCCTCTAGTAATAGGCACTCCAGTAATGAGTCCATCTTTTTCTGCCTTCCTAAGTAATGAGCTCAAAACTTCTGCACATATAATAAAAAGGTAAGGTGATAGATGATCACCTTGCCTAATACTCCTAGATGGCTTGAAAGGGCATTGTGGAATCCCATTTATCAAGATAGCATAAGAGATAGATTCTACACACTTCATAACCATATCAATCCATCTTTACTTAAAGCCCAGCTTGCACATCATAGATTTGAGAAAACTCCATTCAATTCGatcataggccttgctcatgtcTAGCTTTAAGGGTACAATGATATTATCTTATATAAGTCTGCCTGGTACAAAAGTTGACTAGGTTTTGGAAATAATACTAAGCAACACTTTATTCAATCTATTTGCTAAAATCTTTGAAATCAGTTTATAATTGACATTACAAAGAGAGATTAGTCTAAAGTTGAAGACTTTGACAGGAGACTTCTTCTTTGGAACAAGAGCAATATAGGTATCATTAACTTCATTCACCAAGCCAGTTGagtttaaaacatataaaacaaTATCACTAACCTCTTTGCCTACTATGCTATAGTGCTGCTGATAAAATGTTGTTGGGAAGCCATCTGGGCCAGGATAGTTAAGAGCATTCATCTGAAATATTTCCTCCTCCATTTCCTATGCAATGAAAGGTTTGTTTCCATTTAAGGTTCGCCTCATCTATAATTT encodes the following:
- the LOC121247375 gene encoding uncharacterized protein LOC121247375 → MASKGQPSFSYRNQKVWQQIWKSQVPLADKVLLWRACLEALPTQANLFKKKVVEQSKCPICMEELGGSCNMELCSNKRYLGTMLKDNSEESLPYWQQQFFELGLRDVVLEDESLQVVKALTTTEDSWTSAGMFVNEAKEKLKCYHQWKVYHVNRDPNVVAHVFAKNSFSVSDMDSFQFMDSVVKINDHGDCAEDYAFDEQPLSHGSSDVYDVFGEPQILPRVDEEYQVEIPPQFRSDSLWLTNNPAVAENTVGSVHDFLVGLTVPIMWITDKVEKIHSEPQEAVGGSPGVSNKDESLRSECIEETHIFLEGGNLEPKAEPRNYTLNNGANLGELAKVDMEQGMKIKMHDLDSGKGYCLVPGSLGDSWNDIEERSFILGLYIFGKNFVQVKKFVGNKEMGDILSFYYGRFYRSDRYHRWSECRKMRSRKCIYGQRIFTGLRQQEFFSRLLPHVSEECQNTLMEVSKAFEDGKMLLEEYVFTLKALVGLSVLVEAVGIGKEKQDLTGIMEPLKSTQVAPVRPEIPIGKACSTLTPLEIVNYITGDFRLSKARSSDLFWEAVWPRLLARGWHSEQPNSNECAAGSKHSLVFLIPGITKFSKWKLVKGNHYFDSVSDVLSKVASDPVLLELEIEDRGKEENGWTDETRVDQEDFPDQQRHYYLKPRTPNHNTDLLKFTVVDTSLTNGKTIKVRELRSLPSGVLNTSTFGSDSEEDDVDHSEETMDKSQSADNSGFDMDEPRATNNSFDQEIASNSLEELENNVSNEVFRVIGFSYTNVPVNIPNDLKTSVHSNTQPQKAIKRRLNKRMGAENKNCLPSVTKQHQKLNACSQTETESRQLNILQDPTLKQEIPCSSAQNPDFCGNPLSQIEICQEKKTSTSFSKGSLTIGCEGILGGTCNAAEHPHEVPQSGTLIDLNLPIPPDAEADYLLMTKTKKEHDKTSKELDDPSVVKLSNCAANSEQQPNIKYRRQSMRSRPPTIKALEALAFGFLDPKQKRKSRDASLHENPMLRPSQRARAQVRANENIGTSVVDLKVEERANGVCHSNGDLMTKLQV